In Drosophila teissieri strain GT53w chromosome 2R, Prin_Dtei_1.1, whole genome shotgun sequence, the following proteins share a genomic window:
- the LOC122614644 gene encoding basic helix-loop-helix transcription factor amos — translation MSYYYSSASEEDGSSQYLGSPNYNLTQLPVSAQDYGQAAYLSPEWQFLDAAGGAQTELGPIMEVQEQSTQQQTTKRRSNSSTGSDARKSSPEQTNLSPTVQKRRRQAANARERKRMNGLNAAFERLREVVPAPSIDQKLSKFETLQMAQSYILALCDLLNNGDVEVDAAAYTIFGDSDSGFGLSGGSLS, via the coding sequence ATGAGCTACTACTACTCGTCTGCCTCCGAGGAAGATGGCAGTTCCCAGTACCTGGGCAGTCCCAACTACAACTTGACCCAGTTGCCAGTTTCTGCCCAGGATTACGGACAGGCGGCCTACTTATCGCCGGAATGGCAATTCCTGGATGCCGCGGGCGGAGCACAAACGGAACTAGGACCCATAATGGAGGTGCAAGAACAGTCCACTCAGCAGCAGACCACCAAACGACGGAGTAACAGCTCCACGGGATCGGACGCCAGGAAGAGCAGCCCAGAGCAGACCAATCTCAGTCCCACGGTCCAGAAGAGGAGACGACAGGCAGCCAATGCGCGGGAAAGGAAGCGGATGAATGGATTAAACGCTGCTTTCGAGCGGCTAAGGGAAGTGGTGCCCGCTCCCTCCATCGACCAGAAGTTGTCCAAGTTCGAGACTCTCCAGATGGCTCAATCCTACATCCTGGCCCTGTGCGATCTCCTCAACAACGGCGACGTGGAGGTGGATGCCGCTGCATACACGATTTTCGGCGACAGCGATAGTGGATTTGGGTTAAGCGGAGGATCGTTGTCCTAG
- the LOC122614656 gene encoding uncharacterized protein LOC122614656, whose amino-acid sequence MCLYLGVVEHLLDVVAYCMCRVLELSLFACMMVCGSMRAKLTHGPTNELEQ is encoded by the coding sequence ATGTGTCTGTACTTGGGAGTGGTGGAGCACCTGCTGGATGTGGTGGCCTACTGCATGTGCCGTGTCCTGGAGCTGTCCCTGTTCGCCTGCATGATGGTCTGCGGCTCCATGAGGGCCAAGCTGACCCACGGACCCACCAACGAGCTGGAGCAATGA
- the LOC122613717 gene encoding uncharacterized protein LOC122613717, with the protein MDSPLKQRTKPRKLHKPKLDEDPSQTVEYKKDIIDEVADQSEVYDYMNYPSNKAKGKLSKGVKPLKSVTFKTVVELVTYSENWKMKMSESRLRTEEEQLKHSLKRRNY; encoded by the exons ATGGACAGCCCACTGAAACAGCGCACGAAACCAAGGAAGCTTCACAAACCCAAGCTGGACGAGGATCCATCTCAGACCGTCGAATACAAAAAGGATATCATCGATGAGGTAGCGGATCAGTCAGAGGTGTACGATTACATGAACTATCCCAGCAACAAGGCGAAGGGAAAACTCTCAAAGGGCGTAAAGCCTCTGAAAAGTGTCACATTCAAGAcggtggtggagctggtgaCCTATTCGGAAAACTGGAAGATGAAGATGAGCGAGAGCAGGCTGCGcacggaggaggagcag CTCAAGCACTCCCTGAAACGTCGCAACTACTGA
- the LOC122613716 gene encoding isocitrate dehydrogenase [NAD] subunit gamma, mitochondrial codes for MLSWPKVTQLMLARISVRHFADEINSSVRAAFVKGNARIDPVNVLPKSKYGGINTVSLVTGTTIIGQQGAQFVSSLLSSSRVPVEVQIIEAGQDDEYFHSVLRNRTAVHVDNQADGEAKQKALKISNDLDLYVFKTRTRSFPGFKCRFPGVDILLIGQNNMGIFNELEYSPVEGVVEALSVISQKSNEKYLQHAFKAAVKSGRKRVTLINKAKEWPISDGSLVEAAQRMHCNYKDCIELELMELEPAISQLMTNPTYFDCLFASDRYATFLSAICSGVCGGANLFSAVEIGDHHAVFKPLQTKLSLTNYSNLSAYGIVSTIVDLFQHLGHEKCAAALWCEMKRTMDEGIRTKEFGGQDTGEYVICNIINQLRCRALDK; via the coding sequence ATGTTGAGTTGGCCGAAAGTGACCCAGTTGATGCTGGCCAGGATCAGTGTCCGCCACTTTGCGGACGAGATCAACAGCAGCGTGCGAGCGGCGTTCGTCAAGGGAAACGCTCGAATTGATCCGGTCAACGTGCTGCCCAAATCCAAGTACGGCGGAATCAATACGGTCTCTCTGGTCACGGGCACCACCATCATTGGCCAGCAGGGGGCCCAGTTCGTGTCATCCCTGCTTTCGAGCAGCCGCGTACCCGTGGAGGTTCAAATAATCGAAGCTGGCCAGGATGACGAGTACTTCCATTCGGTGCTCCGCAACAGAACTGCCGTGCATGTGGACAATCAGGCGGACGGGGAAGCCAAGCAGAAGGCGCTCAAGATATCCAACGACCTGGACTTGTACGTCTTCAAGACCCGGACACGCAGTTTTCCCGGCTTCAAGTGCCGCTTTCCGGGCGTGGACATCCTGCTAATCGGTCAGAACAACATGGGCATCTTCAACGAACTGGAGTATTCACCCGTGGAGGGAGTGGTGGAGGCCCTGTCCGTCATCTCCCAGAAATCCAATGAGAAGTACCTGCAGCACGCCTTTAAGGCGGCCGTGAAGTCGGGCCGGAAACGGGTGACGCTGATCAACAAGGCCAAGGAGTGGCCCATTAGCGATGGCTCACTGGTGGAAGCCGCCCAGCGCATGCACTGCAACTACAAGGACTGCATCGAGCTGGAGCTCATGGAGTTGGAACCGGCCATCAGCCAGTTGATGACGAATCCCACCTACTTCGACTGCCTCTTCGCCAGCGATCGCTACGCCACATTCCTATCAGCCATCTGCAGTGGCGTCTGTGGAGGAGCTAATCTCTTCAGTGCGGTGGAGATCGGAGATCACCATGCCGTCTTCAAGCCGCTGCAGACGAAACTATCGCTGACCAACTATTCCAACCTAAGTGCTTACGGCATCGTGTCCACCATCGTCGATCTCTTCCAGCATCTGGGCCACGAAAAGTGCGCCGCGGCTCTGTGGTGCGAGATGAAGCGCACCATGGACGAGGGCATCCGCACCAAGGAGTTCGGTGGCCAGGACACCGGCGAGTATGTCATTTGCAACATCATCAACCAGCTGCGATGCCGAGCACTGGATAAATAG
- the LOC122613926 gene encoding uncharacterized protein LOC122613926, producing the protein MFSDPAQESVATQTEAQPIPAPICTPLLMVDEDGRKRYCYHGGKCKCATCAKIRAEQAVKMDQELLSYIPHTKLHLEVPMRMAKPKQYRLEARRAAPELAKFLREDHERLRAEYPMYYLPDRYFGEKFYELPGPQHKETQTDLPIGRYGIDGCPCPNKSLCYDL; encoded by the coding sequence ATGTTTTCCGATCCCGCCCAGGAGTCGGTTGCCACGCAGACGGAGGCACAACCGATTCCGGCGCCCATCTGCACCCCACTGCTGATGGTGGACGAGGATGGACGGAAGCGGTACTGCTACCATGGTGGGAAATGCAAGTGCGCCACTTGCGCCAAAATTCGGGCAGAGCAGGCGGTGAAAATGGACCAGGAGCTGCTGTCCTACATACCGCACACGAAGCTTCACCTGGAGGTTCCGATGCGGATGGCCAAGCCGAAGCAGTACCGCCTGGAAGCTCGACGGGCTGCTCCCGAGCTGGCCAAATTTCTGCGGGAGGACCACGAGCGGCTGCGAGCGGAGTATCCAATGTACTACCTTCCGGATCGGTACTTCGGTGAGAAATTCTACGAGCTGCCAGGACCGCAGCACAAGGAGACGCAGACGGACCTCCCGATTGGACGCTACGGCATCGATGGCTGTCCCTGTCCCAACAAATCTCTCTGCTATGACTTGTAA
- the LOC122613925 gene encoding uncharacterized protein LOC122613925, translated as MPPNWYLLKTTGSTTRANTYVRKFTEGSERSGVINMTPKVPKKSGAPNKIADLDRMSYMSSSYRKSRVSRRRSDQLKESKNVRNDDVVCPMPPSSKPIEEPVVRDSPQMREFFEEVRQRQLKNYYLQMKAAQRNPANFALLKREKKDLTKNVYCTGDERLRFQDRDQHRDLTWLWNSSAAYPHSALSFGCSRGVSSHLETLSKLHNIKCLI; from the coding sequence ATGCCCCCCAACTGGTACTTATTGAAAACGACCGGGTCGACGACCAGGGCTAACACCTATGTTCGGAAGTTCACGGAAGGATCCGAGCGAAGCGGAGTCATCAACATGACACCCAAAGTACCAAAGAAGTCGGGTGCCCCGAACAAGATCGCGGATTTGGATAGAATGTCATATATGTCCTCTTCTTATCGCAAGAGCAGAGTGTCGCGCCGCCGATCCGATCAATTGAAAGAGTCCAAGAATGTCCGCAACGACGATGTCGTCTGTCCAATGCCACCCAGTTCCAAGCCCATCGAGGAGCCCGTTGTTCGGGACTCTCCACAAATGCGAGAGTTCTTTGAGGAAGTGCGTCAGCGGCAGCTCAAGAATTACTATCTCCAGATGAAGGCGGCTCAAAGAAATCCAGCGAATTTTGCCCTGCTAAAGCGGGAGAAGAAGGATCTCACCAAAAACGTTTACTGCACGGGGGATGAACGATTGAGGTTCCAAGATCGTGATCAACATAGGGATCTCACCTGGTTGTGGAACTCCTCCGCCGCATATCCTCACTCTGCACTGAGTTTTGGATGCAGCAGAGGTGTCTCCAGCCACTTGGAAACTCTATCCAAGCTGCacaatataaaatgtttaatctaa
- the LOC122612263 gene encoding uncharacterized protein LOC122612263: MEKIGAETQWLKYTVLPKILRNGRLVDNYSESKADSFQVGDIDIDVIGHSEAFMISFCYRTTINFEYDGQKFQRKMVVKKTPAMPPEMYDSVQFGPLFANEINFYTEILPEIQKFAGGKFAAPRYFYSELNPHSAVVILENFAEQGWRVTKERLGLSLQHAMIAANYLGKFHASTYALKHKSPEQFAQLTSSLKESRYANDDIHPEWALTLKAGLDRAAKKVAIYQPQIDEEFVKKFVFLVSNCTQYGRQRVAPREPLATLCHGDYLRNNVAYKYDDKDEPQEIMMFDYQTLRVSSPMIDLAVFLAVSIYAEVRYPHFEAIFSEYTLALHNSYRERTKEEVPDFLSRGELLKEYVRFLPYTLSISSSFLSTLVEPMDISPEEMFAMQLSDEEIIENTMTRGGEVVDREVAHQFKEMLELSQATGVSIDDGIDVDKLPKV, translated from the exons ATGGAAAAGATTGGGGCCGAGACCCAATGGTTGAAATACACGGTTCTTCCGAAGATTCTGAGGAACGGTCGCCTGGTGGACAACTACAGCGAGTCCAAGGCTGACTCCTTCCAAGTGggcgacatcgacatcgatgTGATCGGACATTCGGAGGCCTTTATGATATCCTTTTGCTACAGGACCACCATCAACTTTGAATACGATGGGCAAAAGTTCCAGCGCAAAATGGTTGTTAAG AAAACACCTGCCATGCCCCCAGAAATGTATGACTCCGTACAGTTTGGACCGCTTTTTGCCAACGAGATCAATTTCTACACGGAAATACTGCCAGAGATTCAGAAGTTTGCCGGTGGCAAGTTTGCCGCACCCAGGTACTTTTACAGTGAGCTGAATCCGCATTCGGCGGTGGTCATTCTCGAGAATTTCGCGGAGCAGGGATGGCGGGTCACCAAGGAGCGTCTGGGTCTGAGTCTGCAGCACGCCATGATTGCCGCAAATTACTTGGGAAAGTTCCATGCCTCCACGTACGCCCTGAAACACAAGAGTCCAGAGCAGTTTGCTCAGCTGACCAGCAGTCTAAAGGAATCACGCTATGCCAACGATGACATTCATCCGGAATGGGCGCTCACCTTGAAGGCGGGCCTCGATCGGGCGGCCAAGAAGGTGGCCATTTATCAGCCACAGATCGACGAGGAGTTTGTAAAGAAGTTTGTCTTCCTGGTCTCAAACTGCACGCAATACGGGAGGCAACGAGTGGCGCCCAGGGAGCCACTGGCCACTCTGTGCCACGGAGATTATTTGAGGAATAATGTGGCCTACAAGTACGATGACAAGGATGAGCCGCAGGAGATCATGATGTTCGACTACCAGACCCTGCGTGTCTCCTCTCCCATGATCGATCTCGCCGTCTTCCTGGCCGTGTCCATTTATGCGGAGGTGCGGTATCCACACTTCGAGGCCATCTTCAGTGAATACACTTTGGCGCTTCATAATAGCTATAGGGAGCGCACCAAGGAGGAGGTTCCGGATTTCCTTAG CCGTGGTGAGCTTCTAAAGGAGTACGTGCGCTTCCTGCCGTACACCTTATCCATATCATCCAGTTTCCTCTCGACTTTGGTGGAGCCCATGGACATCTCGCCGGAGGAGATGTTTGCCATGCAATTGTCTGATGAGGAGATCATCGAAAATACCATGACTCGGGGTGGTGAAGTGGTGGATAGGGAGGTTGCCCACCAGTTTAAGGAAATGCTGGAGCTGAGCCAAGCGACAGGAGTCTCCATTGATGACGGCATCGATGTGGACAAGTTGCCCAAGGTGTAA
- the LOC122612265 gene encoding MIEF1 upstream open reading frame protein, with amino-acid sequence MVLPSRQQILRLYKHLIRYGNHLKLTDKNYFLGRVRHEFRGNRSLTNPVEVEFSFKRGETLLKKGRIL; translated from the exons atggttTTACCTTCGCGGCAGCAAATCCTACGTTTATACAAGCATTTAATTCGTTACGGCAATCACCTGAAGTTGACCGATAAGAACTATTTTCTGGGAAGAGTACGCCACGAGTTTCGGGGCAACCGATCCCTTACAAATCCGGTGGAAGTGGAATTCAGCTTTAAG CGCGGAGAGACCCTGCTGAAGAAGGGACGCATTCTGTAG
- the LOC122612264 gene encoding mitochondrial translation release factor in rescue gives MLRGLVRFLALPKPAVRCKSNLDYSRFPALQESDIEETFMRGSGPGGQAVNKTSNCVFLRHLPTNITVKCHTHRLASKNRVEARKLLLEKLDVHLNGEHSIAAQVKAQEQRKSTERRRRQEKLLEMKKSWQDRERTDGGTKSTDKE, from the coding sequence ATGCTGCGAGGACTGGTGCGATTCCTGGCGCTGCCTAAGCCCGCTGTACGCTGCAAATCCAATCTGGACTACTCCCGCTTTCCCGCGCTTCAGGAGTCGGATATCGAGGAGACCTTCATGCGCGGCAGTGGTCCTGGTGGCCAGGCCGTCAACAAGACCTCCAACTGCGTGTTCTTGCGCCATCTACCCACCAACATTACTGTCAAGTGCCACACACATCGTCTAGCATCCAAGAACCGCGTGGAGGCTCGTAAACTTCTTCTGGAAAAACTGGACGTGCATCTAAACGGGGAGCATTCAATTGCGGCGCAAGTCAAGGCACAGGAGCAGAGAAAGTCCACTGAGCGGCGACGGCGACAGGAAAAGCTgctggaaatgaaaaaaagcTGGCAGGATAGGGAGCGCACAGATGGGGGCACCAAATCGACCGATAAAGAGTGA
- the LOC122612262 gene encoding RING-type E3 ubiquitin-protein ligase PPIL2, translating to MGKRQHQKDKMYLTYTEWSELYGGKKVESLENDHVKFKRLPFEHCCITMAPYEMPYCDLQGNVFEYEAILKFLKAFKVNPINGQKMDSKSLVKLNFHRNANDEYHCPALFKPFTKNSHIVAVGTTGNVYCWEAIDQLNIKTKNWKDLVDDTPFQRKDIITIQDPQKLEKYDISTFHHIKKNLRVLTEEEQLERKNPASGRIKTMNLETKETLAQLQQDYQPAEEEPSTSKRTADKFNAAHYSTGAVAASFTSTAMVPVSQIEAAIIDDDLVKYERVKKKGYVRLNTNLGPLNLELFCDQTPRACDNFIKHCANGYYNNVMFHRSIRNFIVQGGDPTGSGSGGESIWGKKFEDEFKPNLTHTGRGVLSMANSGPNTNGSQFFITYRSCKHLDGKHTIFGKLVGGLDTLQKMENIEVDNKDRPIEDIIIESSQVFVNPFAEAAEQLAKEREEEAAGKEEIVKKEEQQKRMKEPLKVYRDGVGKYLKLQTVAKKPEATLSSAQAAKKKKQANGFGDFSSW from the exons ATGGGTAAAAGACAGCATCAAAAGGACAAAAT GTACCTCACGTACACGGAGTGGAGTGAGCTGTATGGCGGCAAAAAAGTGGAATCCTTGGAGAACGACCATGTCAAGTTCAAGCGGCTGCCTTTCGAGCACTGCTGCATTACGATGGCGCCCTACGAGATGCCCTACTGCGACCTACAGGGCAATGTGTTCGAGTACGAGGCCATCCTGAAGTTCCTGAAGGCCTTCAAGGTGAATCCCATCAACGGGCAGAAGATGGACTCCAAGTCGCTGGTGAAGCTGAATTTCCACAGGAATGCCAACGATGAGTACCACTGCCCTGCCTTGTTCAAGCCCTTTACCAAGAACTCGCACATCGTGGCGGTGGGCACAACGGGAAATGTATACTGCTGGGAGGCAATCGATCAGCTGAACATCAAGACAAAGAACTGGAAGGATCTGGTGGACGACACGCCGTTCCAGCGCAAGGACATCATCACCATACAAGATCCCCAGAAGCTGGAAAAGTACGACATCTCGACGTTCCATCACATAAAGAAGAACCTGCGGGTTTTGACGGAAGAAGAGCAGCTGGAGAGAAAGAATCCAGCCAGCGGGCGCATTAAGACTATGAATCTGGAGACCAAGGAGACGCTAgcacagctgcagcaggactATCAGCCGGCGGAAGAGGAGCCCTCCACTTCGAAGCGTACAGCCGACAAGTTTAACGCTGCTCACTATTCAACTGGAGCGGTTGCGGCCAGTTTTACGTCTACCGCCATGGTGCCCGTTTCCCAAATAGAGGCGGCCATTATAGACGATGATTTGGTAAAGTACGAGCGGGTAAAGAAGAAGGGGTACGTTCGCTTAAATACGAATCTTGGCCCACTCAACCTGGAACTCTTCTGCGATCAAACTCCTCGAGCCTGCGATAACTTCATTAAACATTGCGCCAATGGTTACTACAATAATGTTATGTTTCACCGGTCCATTAGGAATTTTATT GTGCAAGGAGGTGATCCTACTGGAAGTGGTTCTGGTGGCGAGTCCATTTGGGGCAAGAAGTTTGAGGACGAGTTTAAGCCGAATCTTACGCACACGGGACGAGGAGTGCTTTCCATGGCCAATTCGGGACCCAACACCAATGGCTCTCAATT CTTTATCACCTACCGCTCATGCAAACATCTCGACGGCAAACACACAATCTTCGGAAAACTTGTCGGCGGATTAGACACTCTTCAGAAAATGGAGAACATCGAGGTGGATAACAAGGACAGACCAATTGAGGATATCATCATAGAGTCCTCCCAGGTCTTTGTGAATCCATTTGCCGAGGCAGCCGAACAGTTGGCCAAGGAGCGCGAGGAGGAGGCGGCCGGCAAGGAGGAGATTGtcaagaaggaggagcagcaaaaGCGCATGAAGGAACCACTAAAAGTGTACAGAGATGGCGTGGGCAAGTACCTCAAACTGCAGACAGTGGCCAAAAAGCCAGAGGCAACTCTTTCATCTGCTCAAGCAgccaagaagaaaaaacagGCAAATGGTTTTGGGGATTTCTCCAGCTGGTAA
- the LOC122612569 gene encoding autophagy-related protein 9A: protein MSSPHINYRSLAEEAASPFLEHHPSTGQGPSKTQDAKANAAAAHIDPLGEHGLEQPLDENDTEHEGEDTPRNSGVMIHMVPETGRARWNHIEDLDSFFSRMYQYQQKHGFTVIVVDEMLQVLEFGFVVWLLTVVLHCVRFDVLFGDTPPPGNHTKTTLSDVIYPTGECIANFTWVTYLIVFIAAIYLGIRLLKMVYHITQYADIRRFYNSALHIEDSELDNFTWHEVQQRIRRVQAEQHMCIDKESLTELDIYHRVLRFKNYLVALMNKQLLPVRFHIPLYGEVVSLSRGMLFNIDLILFRGPGSPFQNNWQLRDEFAVRSNQTELAQRLSKLILGVALLNLVLAPVIFVWQLIYFSFSYANILRKEPGALGLRTWSNYGRLYLRHFNELDHELDARLNRAYDYADRYLNSFSSPLAAVIAKNLLFISGGLLLLILGLGIYEEHVFQVEHLLFILAVLGAIGVVCRTLIPDENLVWCPEQLMTAILAHVHYLPSEWRQQAHTTKVRQEFSNFFQFKAGYLLSEIFSPFVTPFVLIFVFMPKAIELVRFFRTFTVSVRGVGNVCSFAQMDVRKHGNPDWQLTSELEEMTRATAQQPQQEPQQQSLAGGKTEMSLLRFTLNNPEWQMPKEAKQFLRGVREHAVGELVQAKTSMVQENPLTNSLISFGTMGADYCSIANSVLTAQVTPQQVEISQSLRPGPGPVSGGFPVAASDFRQMLQQNLSASVGPLDSMRRLRLSRAEGRLEGPSDTLLYGLCGMDPRVGSSPLSVGVADMCLSALYLHELNQQKRQARQSRIDEAEDERPGPSLWPPRPPAAPSTAAGSGSRHTVITSKAAESTPLLGSIRS, encoded by the coding sequence ATGTCTAGCCCACATATCAACTACCGCTCCCTGGCCGAGGAGGCGGCCAGTCCGTTCCTGGAGCACCATCCCTCCACGGGCCAAGGCCCATCCAAAACACAAGACGCAAAAGCGAACGCAGCTGCTGCGCATATAGACCCCCTGGGCGAACACGGGCTGGAGCAGCCGCTGGATGAGAATGACACCGAGCATGAAGGCGAGGACACGCCCCGAAACAGTGGCGTCATGATCCACATGGTTCCGGAGACGGGGCGTGCGCGGTGGAACCACATCGAGGACCTTGACTCGTTCTTCTCGCGAATGTATCAGTACCAGCAGAAACACGGATTCACAGTGATTGTGGTGGACGAAATGCTACAGGTTCTGGAGTTTGGTTTCGTCGTCTGGCTACTGACTGTTGTGCTGCACTGCGTCCGCTTCGACGTGCTCTTTGGGGATACCCCTCCACCGGGTAATCACACCAAGACAACTTTATCCGATGTGATTTACCCCACAGGGGAGTGCATAGCCAACTTCACCTGGGTCACGTACCTGATTGTGTTCATTGCCGCTATCTATTTGGGCATCAGGCTGCTGAAAATGGTATACCATATTACCCAGTACGCCGATATTAGGAGATTCTACAACTCTGCGCTTCATATCGAGGACTCGGAGCTGGACAATTTCACGTGGCACGAAGTGCAACAGCGAATCCGCAGAGTCCAGGCCGAACAGCACATGTGCATCGACAAGGAGTCGCTCACGGAATTGGACATCTATCACCGAGTTTTGCGCTTCAAGAACTACCTGGTGGCACTGATGAACAAGCAACTGCTGCCTGTGAGATTCCACATACCGCTGTATGGCGAAGTGGTCTCGCTGAGTCGAGGTATGTTGTTCAACATTGACCTCATTCTGTTTCGCGGCCCTGGATCTCCGTTCCAGAACAACTGGCAGCTGCGTGATGAGTTTGCGGTAAGGAGCAATCAAACTGAGCTGGCACAGCGACTCTCCAAACTGATATTAGGAGTGGCGTTGTTAAATTTGGTCCTGGCGCCTGTGATCTTCGTATGGCAGCTGATCTACTTCAGTTTCTCCTATGCGAACATTCTGCGCAAGGAACCTGGTGCCCTTGGCCTGCGTACGTGGTCCAATTACGGACGCCTCTACCTGCGCCACTTTAATGAGCTGGATCACGAACTGGATGCCAGGCTGAATCGGGCATATGACTACGCGGACCGCTACCTCAACTCCTTTTCCTCGCCACTGGCCGCTGTGATAGCCAAAAATCTTCTTTTCATCAGTGGAGGACTACTACTTCTTATCCTTGGATTGGGAATTTATGAGGAGCACGTCTTCCAGGTGGAGCACTTGCTTTTCATCCTCGCAGTGCTCGGCGCCATAGGTGTCGTCTGCAGAACTCTGATCCCGGATGAGAATCTCGTTTGGTGCCCGGAGCAGCTAATGACCGCCATTCTGGCGCACGTTCACTACCTGCCATCCGAATGGCGGCAGCAGGCGCACACGACAAAGGTACGCCAGGAGTTTAGCAACTTCTTCCAGTTTAAGGCTGGCTACCTACTCAGCGAAATCTTCAGTCCCTTCGTAACACCCTTCGTGCTGATCTTTGTGTTCATGCCAAAGGCCATAGAGCTGGTGCGTTTCTTCAGGACTTTCACCGTATCTGTGCGTGGAGTGGGCAACGTATGCTCCTTTGCCCAGATGGATGTGCGCAAGCACGGCAATCCCGACTGGCAGCTAACCAGCGAACTGGAGGAGATGACCCGAGCTACAGCTcaacagccgcagcaggaGCCACAGCAGCAGAGTTTGGCCGGCGGCAAAACGGAGATGTCCCTTCTCCGGTTCACACTGAACAATCCCGAGTGGCAGATGCCCAAGGAGGCCAAGCAATTTTTGCGCGGCGTCCGGGAGCACGCTGTGGGTGAGCTAGTCCAGGCCAAAACGTCGATGGTGCAGGAAAACCCGCTGACCAACAGCCTCATCTCGTTTGGCACCATGGGAGCGGACTATTGTTCCATAGCGAACTCTGTGCTGACCGCTCAGGTGACGCCCCAGCAAGTGGAGATCTCGCAGTCGCTGCGTCCGGGACCGGGACCGGTATCTGGAGGATTCCCCGTCGCAGCCAGCGACTTCCGCCAGATGTTGCAGCAGAATCTGTCCGCCAGCGTAGGCCCGCTGGACAGTATGCGCCGGTTGCGCCTCAGCCGGGCTGAAGGCCGCTTGGAAGGTCCGTCGGACACACTGCTCTACGGGCTCTGTGGAATGGACCCGCGCGTGGGCAGTAGTCCCTtgagcgtgggcgtggccgacaTGTGCCTAAGCGCCCTCTATCTGCACGAGCTGAACCAGCAGAAGCGCCAGGCGCGACAGTCTCGCATCGACGAGGCCGAGGACGAGCGTCCGGGTCCGAGCCTTTGGCCACCGCGACCACCGGCTGCTCCGTCGACTGCCGCTGGCTCCGGCTCCCGCCATACCGTGATTACCTCAAAGGCTGCCGAGAGCACGCCGCTTTTGGGTAGCATCCGCTCATAG